The Curtobacterium poinsettiae genomic interval TACGTCAGCGCCGGCGACGCGGACGTGTCAATGCGCGGGGCCGTCGTTGATGGCACCCGGACGGGTCGCATGCGGCCGCGTCCCGAACACATCGTCTTCTGGATTGCGGACGGCACCGCGACCATCACCACTGAAGCCGGCGACACCATCACCGCCATTCCGGGCCGGCCGATGTTCCTCTCAAGCAGCATCGTCTACGACTTCGCCGCCGACACCCGCAAGATATCGATGCTGCACCTGTCCGACCAGCTACTCCGCCGACGTCTCAGCAGCCGCGGCATCTACCTGCGCAGCCCGCTCCTCTTCGACGAACAACACACCGACCCCGACGCGCTGCGTCGGCTGCGAGAAACGCTCCACCAGAGCACACCCGAACTGATCAACGGTGCAGTCGAGGGCGACCCACGGGCGGCACTGAACACACGGATCGCGGACGCCGTCCTCGACACCTTCCGCGTGCGAGTCGCACCGAATGGCGCAACCACACCACTCGCCCGCGCCGTGGAACTGATCCACCGCGAAGCGCACACCGCCCTCTCGCTGCAAGATCTCGTAGCCGCCTCCGGCATGAGCATGCGCGGTCTACAAAGCGCCTTCGCCCGCACCTATCGGCTCACGCCGATGCAATATCTGCGGAACGTGCGTCTCGATGGCGCCCGAAGCGACCTCGAAGACGACGCCGCGACAACCGTCGCGGACATCGCCCGGAAATGGCAGTTTCACCACCTCGGCCGATTCGCACGAACCTACGCCGACCGCTTCGGCGAACCGCCAAGCCAAACACTCCGCCAACGACACCACTGACCCCGCGGCCGCCGCGAGTTGGGTCGGGACCACGGGCAAGCCGTGTCTGTATTCTGCCGTTGGATGATAGTGAAACGTCGAGCGCTCGTGCGGTAGGCGAGAAGGTGCTGACGCAAGCGATCGCTGCCCTGGTCAGCGGCAGTGTCCACGGCATCGAGCTCGCCGTAGGTCGAAACCGCTGCGTTGCGGATGGACTGGCCCACGTGCCTTCTGCAGCTCCGTCCGGCCCTACTGGTGACTCGTCCGTCAGGACGCTGGCTCGACTCCGAAAGCTGAAGGACTCCGGCGGATGGTGTGCAGCAGCCCACGAACCTTCCACGTCCCGGCACCGACCTCGATCGAGTACTCCCCCGGGGCCTTGATGCGGCCAGCGATCGTCTGGTAGTTCCGCTGCGTCACGCCTTCGCGAAGGATGAGTTTCCCGCAGTCAGCGGAGGTCACGATGACCCGCGGATTCGGGCCGCCGACGCCGCGGTAGTGGTCCCCTCTACCGACGTGACGTGGCAGCGAAGCGTC includes:
- a CDS encoding helix-turn-helix transcriptional regulator, whose product is MTATPLPERPPTFRKMRVVAVSEHRGAELEETYGLADGVEGSLDQFQYVSAGDADVSMRGAVVDGTRTGRMRPRPEHIVFWIADGTATITTEAGDTITAIPGRPMFLSSSIVYDFAADTRKISMLHLSDQLLRRRLSSRGIYLRSPLLFDEQHTDPDALRRLRETLHQSTPELINGAVEGDPRAALNTRIADAVLDTFRVRVAPNGATTPLARAVELIHREAHTALSLQDLVAASGMSMRGLQSAFARTYRLTPMQYLRNVRLDGARSDLEDDAATTVADIARKWQFHHLGRFARTYADRFGEPPSQTLRQRHH